One segment of Arthrobacter sp. MMS18-M83 DNA contains the following:
- a CDS encoding acetyl-CoA C-acyltransferase: MAEAFLIGGARTPVGRYGGALSSIRPDDLAAMTVRAAVERAGIDPTVVDEVILGNANGAGEENRNVARMAWLLNGYPDSVPGITVNRLCASGLSAIIMASHMVKAGAADIVVAGGVESMSRAPWVMEKPDKAFAKPGAVFDTSIGWRFTNPAFLSGQHSRDGKAAFSMPETAEEVARVFGTSRDDCDAFAVRSHERALAAINAGRLADEIVPVRITGRKGAITLVDTDEGPRPGTSLDVLAGLKPVVRGGSVVTAGNASTLNDGSSAIIVASEAAVQKYALTPRARILEGSSAGVAPEVMGIGPVPATRKVLDRAGLSVNDLGAVELNEAFASQSLAVMRELKLEEDIVNSDGGAIALGHPLGSSGSRLVVTLLGRIERELTGNVRKLGLATMCVGVGQGTALLIEGV, encoded by the coding sequence ATGGCTGAGGCCTTCCTGATTGGTGGCGCCCGCACGCCCGTGGGCCGCTACGGCGGCGCCCTCTCCTCCATCCGGCCGGACGACCTCGCGGCAATGACCGTACGCGCCGCCGTCGAACGCGCCGGTATTGACCCGACCGTTGTGGATGAGGTGATCCTCGGCAACGCCAACGGCGCCGGTGAGGAGAACCGCAACGTGGCCCGCATGGCCTGGCTCCTGAACGGCTACCCGGACAGCGTCCCGGGCATCACCGTCAACCGCCTGTGCGCCTCCGGCCTGTCCGCCATCATCATGGCCTCCCACATGGTCAAGGCCGGCGCCGCGGACATCGTGGTGGCCGGCGGCGTCGAGTCGATGAGCCGTGCCCCCTGGGTCATGGAAAAGCCGGACAAGGCCTTCGCCAAGCCCGGAGCCGTCTTCGACACGTCCATCGGCTGGCGCTTCACCAACCCGGCGTTCCTCTCCGGGCAGCATTCCCGCGACGGCAAGGCCGCGTTCTCCATGCCGGAGACCGCCGAGGAAGTCGCCCGGGTGTTCGGGACGTCGCGTGACGACTGTGACGCCTTTGCCGTCCGTTCCCATGAACGGGCCCTGGCGGCCATCAACGCCGGCCGGCTCGCCGACGAGATCGTGCCCGTGAGGATCACCGGACGCAAGGGCGCCATCACCCTCGTGGACACCGATGAGGGACCCCGCCCCGGGACAAGCCTGGACGTCCTCGCCGGACTCAAGCCCGTGGTCAGAGGGGGCTCCGTGGTCACCGCCGGCAATGCCTCCACCCTCAACGACGGATCGTCCGCCATCATCGTCGCCTCCGAGGCCGCTGTGCAGAAATACGCGCTGACGCCCCGCGCAAGGATCCTCGAGGGCAGCTCCGCGGGAGTGGCGCCTGAAGTAATGGGCATCGGTCCCGTCCCCGCTACCCGGAAGGTGCTGGATCGCGCCGGGCTCTCGGTCAATGACCTGGGCGCCGTCGAACTCAACGAGGCCTTCGCCTCCCAGTCACTCGCCGTCATGCGGGAGCTCAAGCTGGAAGAGGACATCGTGAATTCCGACGGCGGCGCTATCGCCCTCGGCCATCCGCTCGGGTCTTCCGGGTCCCGGCTCGTCGTCACCCTGCTCGGACGCATCGAACGCGAACTCACCGGCAACGTCCGCAAGCTCGGCCTCGCGACCATGTGCGTCGGCGTCGGCCAGGGAACAGCCCTGCTCATCGAGGGTGTCTGA
- a CDS encoding enoyl-CoA hydratase/isomerase family protein yields MTAVVIDAGTSLDPSSFAALLIEERGDRLAVRLHRPEVRNAIDQTIVDELHAVCAHLERTPKVLILSGTPGDPATGTKAIFASGADIAQLRGRRRDDALAGINSGVFDRIAKLPMPVIAALDGFALGGGAELAYAADFRIGTPGLRMGNPETGLGIMAAAGATWRLRELIGEPLAKEILLAGRTLTGQECLSAGLITELVEPGHLLDAAHALADRIARQDTLAVRLTKTVFHSPREVHPLIDNLAQGILFESAAKFDRMQQFLDRKKQ; encoded by the coding sequence ATGACGGCGGTGGTGATCGACGCCGGGACCTCGCTGGACCCATCGTCCTTCGCGGCGCTGCTGATTGAGGAACGCGGGGACCGTTTGGCGGTACGGCTGCACAGGCCGGAGGTGCGTAATGCAATCGACCAGACCATTGTCGATGAGCTGCATGCAGTCTGCGCGCACCTTGAACGGACACCCAAAGTCCTGATTCTCTCCGGCACTCCCGGTGATCCGGCCACCGGAACAAAGGCCATTTTTGCCTCCGGCGCGGACATCGCCCAGTTGCGCGGACGACGTCGGGATGACGCCCTGGCCGGGATCAACTCCGGCGTCTTTGACCGGATCGCGAAGCTTCCCATGCCCGTCATCGCGGCACTGGACGGCTTCGCGCTGGGTGGCGGGGCGGAACTGGCCTACGCGGCCGATTTCCGTATCGGCACGCCGGGCCTGCGGATGGGCAACCCGGAAACCGGGCTGGGCATCATGGCCGCCGCCGGGGCAACATGGCGACTGCGCGAGCTCATCGGGGAACCCTTGGCCAAGGAAATCCTCCTCGCCGGACGCACCCTGACAGGCCAGGAATGCCTCAGCGCCGGTCTGATCACAGAACTCGTTGAACCCGGGCACCTCCTGGATGCCGCCCACGCCCTCGCCGACCGCATTGCCCGGCAGGACACCCTCGCCGTGCGCCTGACAAAAACCGTCTTCCACTCGCCGCGGGAGGTCCATCCACTCATCGACAACCTGGCCCAAGGCATCCTCTTCGAATCCGCGGCCAAATTCGACCGCATGCAGCAGTTCTTGGACAGGAAGAAGCAGTAA
- a CDS encoding 3-hydroxyacyl-CoA dehydrogenase family protein: MTNTIEAPFDTPSGLLPATVGVLGGGRMGAGIAHAFLLNGSKVTVVERDDDSARGAQKRVAASVAASFDRGTVSGDRDEVLKRFDTSTDYAAFASCDLVVEAVPEDAKLKATALSAVAEHVSRHAYLATNTSSLSVSRLAEALPRPESFLGLHFFNPVPASTLIEVVVGEKTTEETVAAARRWVSGLGKTAVVVKDAPGFASSRLGVVIALEAMRMVEEGVASAEDIDNAMVLGYKHPTGPLKTTDIVGLDVRLGIAEYLHATLGERFAPPQILRDMVAAGDLGRKTGKGFYNWN; encoded by the coding sequence ATGACAAACACCATCGAAGCGCCCTTCGACACGCCTTCCGGGCTCCTGCCCGCCACCGTCGGGGTGCTGGGCGGCGGCCGCATGGGTGCCGGCATCGCACATGCCTTCCTTCTCAACGGTTCGAAAGTGACCGTCGTCGAGCGCGACGACGACTCCGCCCGCGGCGCCCAGAAGCGCGTCGCCGCTTCCGTCGCCGCGTCGTTTGACCGCGGCACCGTATCAGGGGACCGCGATGAGGTCCTGAAGAGGTTCGATACGAGCACCGACTACGCCGCCTTCGCCTCCTGCGACCTCGTCGTCGAGGCAGTTCCCGAGGACGCAAAGCTGAAAGCGACCGCACTCAGCGCCGTGGCGGAACACGTTTCCCGGCACGCCTACCTGGCGACCAATACGTCGTCCCTGTCGGTCAGCAGGCTCGCCGAGGCGCTGCCCAGGCCTGAGTCGTTCCTGGGCCTGCATTTCTTCAACCCTGTCCCGGCCTCGACGCTCATCGAGGTGGTCGTCGGTGAAAAGACCACCGAAGAGACGGTCGCTGCCGCGAGGCGCTGGGTGTCCGGGCTCGGCAAGACCGCCGTCGTGGTCAAGGACGCCCCCGGCTTCGCCTCCTCCCGCCTGGGCGTCGTCATCGCACTGGAGGCGATGCGGATGGTCGAGGAAGGCGTCGCTTCTGCCGAGGACATCGACAACGCCATGGTTTTGGGCTACAAACACCCCACCGGACCCCTGAAGACAACGGACATTGTGGGTCTTGACGTGCGCCTCGGCATCGCCGAGTACCTGCATGCCACCCTTGGCGAGCGTTTCGCACCGCCGCAGATCCTGCGCGACATGGTTGCTGCCGGTGATCTGGGGCGCAAGACCGGCAAGGGCTTCTACAACTGGAACTGA